CGCAGGCCCTTGCCGTGGATGATGCGCACGCAGCGTACGTCGCGGTCCTGACATTGCGCCAGGAACACGTGCACGGCGAGGCGCGCCTTTTCGGCGTTGAGTCCGTGCAGGTCGAGTTCGTCTCCGATGCGGTAGCCACCGCGACGCAGGCGACGGAACACGGAGTCCTGTACGCCGGGCATGCGGTAGTTCAGCACTTCGCCGCTGGCGATCAGGGCGTCTTCCGGAACCATTTCCAGGGATTCGCGCAAGGCGGCAAGCTCGTCGGTCTCGAACTGCACGGGGCGCGGCGACAGCGGTTTGCGCGCCGGTTCGACGCGGTCGGACGGCTTGCGTACGACAATGCCGCGCATCGCGTCCCTGAATGCCTGTGTGTCGTCGTCTTCGTGCATCTTTGTCTTCCCCGGCGAGTTACAATTCGGCAACTTCTACCCGAACGGGTTCCATGCATATCCTGCTGTCTAACGACGACGGTTGCCAGGCTCCGGGCTTGCGCCGTCTCATCGACGAATTACGCCCGCATTA
This genomic stretch from Banduia mediterranea harbors:
- a CDS encoding Smr/MutS family protein, whose translation is MHEDDDTQAFRDAMRGIVVRKPSDRVEPARKPLSPRPVQFETDELAALRESLEMVPEDALIASGEVLNYRMPGVQDSVFRRLRRGGYRIGDELDLHGLNAEKARLAVHVFLAQCQDRDVRCVRIIHGKGLRSSNDGPVLKRSIDGWLRRRKDVLAFHSARPHDGGAGAVYVLLRKPGNAARP